Proteins co-encoded in one Streptomyces roseochromogenus subsp. oscitans DS 12.976 genomic window:
- a CDS encoding class I SAM-dependent methyltransferase, whose translation MSTQLDHQSAPDGWHEDNRAMWDERVPVHVAGTYYDLDGFRAHPDVLRDFETAEVGDVTGKTLLHLQCHIGTDTLSWARRGAARVVGLDFSAPAVEAARALAADLGHGPERAAFVTSDVYDAAEAVPEASYDIVYTGLGALCWLPDIRRWAETAASLVAPGGFLYLAEFHPLTEALDDATGSQIAHDYFRREAQVWDEPGTYADPHAPTVHNRSVSWQHTLGDVVSALAATGLRIEFLHEHEVSLFPRFENFEVRDGYHRFPADQPRIPLIYSLKASKS comes from the coding sequence ATGAGCACTCAGCTCGACCATCAGTCCGCCCCCGACGGCTGGCACGAGGACAACCGGGCCATGTGGGACGAGAGGGTTCCCGTTCATGTCGCCGGCACGTACTACGACCTCGACGGCTTCAGGGCCCACCCGGATGTCCTGCGCGATTTCGAGACGGCCGAGGTCGGCGACGTCACCGGAAAGACGCTCCTCCATCTTCAGTGCCACATCGGGACCGACACCCTCTCCTGGGCCCGCCGGGGCGCCGCACGCGTCGTGGGCCTCGACTTCTCCGCCCCGGCCGTCGAGGCCGCCCGCGCTCTCGCCGCCGACCTCGGGCACGGCCCCGAGCGCGCCGCCTTCGTCACGAGTGACGTCTACGACGCGGCCGAGGCCGTTCCCGAGGCGTCGTACGACATCGTCTACACCGGGCTCGGCGCGCTGTGCTGGCTGCCCGACATCCGCCGCTGGGCGGAAACGGCCGCGTCACTCGTCGCACCCGGCGGCTTCCTGTACCTCGCCGAGTTCCACCCGCTCACCGAGGCCCTGGACGACGCGACGGGTTCGCAGATCGCGCACGACTACTTCCGCCGCGAAGCCCAGGTGTGGGACGAGCCCGGCACCTACGCCGACCCGCACGCCCCCACCGTCCACAACCGCAGTGTGTCGTGGCAGCACACCCTCGGCGACGTCGTCTCCGCGCTCGCCGCGACCGGACTGCGCATCGAGTTCCTGCACGAGCACGAGGTGTCGCTGTTCCCGCGCTTCGAGAACTTCGAGGTCCGCGACGGCTACCACCGCTTCCCGGCGGACCAACCGCGCATCCCGCTGATCTACTCCCTCAAGGCGAGCAAGAGCTGA